Below is a genomic region from Deltaproteobacteria bacterium.
GCCTCTCTGGCCAGTTGTATGGCAGCGAGCTCAGGAGACTCAAGCTTTACAACGAATTGAATGCCTTGCTTCATCAAAACATCGCGGACTTCTCTCAGGCCCTCTAACATGAACGTGTAGTGGCGGGCATTGGCCTCGGGAAAGCGGTTGGTAATCCCAAAGAGGACCAACAGGGGTTCATGTCTTTCGTTTGCCTGTTGAATAGCGAATGCCAATGCATGATTCCACGTTGCCCGCTGTGAGGCCTGCATCCAGTACAGAACGTATTTTCCCCTTTGAACGGGGCGGTCATTCAAGGCTTGAATCCGTTCAGGTTGAATCATGCCAGTATCCTTATCCCAGCCCTGCCGGCCCACTATCCTATGAAGGAATGACCGCCGTCTTCGTTTCAGCCCGTGATCACAGTTCTCAGCAGCTACCTTAAAGCCGACAGCCTGGATTGAATGATTGCTCCTTATCAATGAGAGCTGAGAGCGGGTTGGATGTCAAGAGAGAACGGACACGAGTCGGTTTCATGGACATCTCGCCTCCTTTTCATATGGTTCACGGTACAGAGGTTTTGGTTTTCCTTGAAAACTCCATTATAAAGGGTATGCTGAAAGTGCCAAGAAAAAAGCCCCTCTTAGCCTCTGAAGAGGCTCAAGGGGCCCTATTTTTGAATGAGCTCTGCATAGTCTGTGCCGATGAACCCTGGGATTCGTCGGCGAGAATCTACATGGTCGGTGATCCAAAAAATACCGTATTGGCTCGGGTAAAATACCGCCTTTACCCTATCGACTTCATCTCGAGTTAAGGCTAAAGATAAAGACGGCGAGGGCCGTATCCTAAATAGTGAGTCATATGACCATCAGGAGGAGACTCGACTGGTGGTAAGGCTTTGGTCACGTTGATAAGCCGATCCGATGTCGAACCTCTGAGTGGCACTCAAACAAAGGGGGTGAACCCATGAAGATCAGAAAGGTGGTAAAAGTGTCTCGAGGCTTGTGCAAGTGCAAGAGCTCTTGCTAGTGCCATGATTGGCCATCATACATACAGGGTCGATAGTGGAGATCCTGGGGCCTGTTTTTTCGGTGCAAGGCATTGAATATGCGTCAACGTGATCTGCGGTCCCCTCTTGTTTTGATTGGCTTTCTCGCTCTATCATTCATTGTTGCCTTGTCGGGAATCAGATTTCAGCCGGGTGAATGGTACGAGGGCCTGTTGAAACCGTCCTGGACGCCACCCAACTCGGCTTTTGGCCCAGCCTGGACCATGCTTTATGTCTTGATGGCAACCTCAGCCTGGATGGTATGTAAATCTGCTGGCATTGCAAGGGCCAAGGGGGCGCTTGCGGTGTACTTGTTTCAGCTTCTTCTCAATGCTTCCTGGTCCCTGGTTTTCTTTGGATTGCACCGCATGGGGCTTGGGTTTGTGAATATTGTTTTGCTGTGGTTCGCTATTGCCGCCACAGCCGGACTCTTCTGGCGGCACCACAAGGTGGCAACCATCTTGCTTGTTCCTTATCTGCTTTGGGTCGGATTCGCGGGCGTACTGAATTTCACTATTTGGCGACTCAATGCCTGAGCTGGTCAACTGTCGAGATCTATTGGAGATGGAGGTGTGCCGCCTTAACCGAGAGGGAAGGTTCATATGTCTGAACCCTTAAAAACGCCATCAAGGCAGCCCAAAAACCCATGGAGACATATGATTTGAGTTCGTTACATGGAGACGTGAAGTGATGACTGCATTGCCAACAAACATCCTGCTGACCGGCCCCACTGGATTTATCGGTGGTCGACTGCTGTATGCCCTTGATCAAGAAGGGTTTCGGGTTAGATGCCTCGTTCGCCTGTCGGAAAGGCTGGAAATCAAACGCCCCCTGAAACGGGAGCCAGAAGTGGCCTATGCCGATCTACTCCAACCGGAAACATTGCCGCCGGTCATGGAAGGCATGGACGCTGCCTATTATCTTGTACATTCCATGGGTGGCCGAAGCATACAGGAAACCAAGGCCTTTGCAGAGCGGGATCGAAGGTGTGCCAGGAATTTCCTAAAGGCGGCGGAAGAGGCTGGTTTGAAGCGAATTATCTACCTCGGAGGTCTCGGCGAGACAGGCGACAAACTCTCAAAGCATCTTGCCAGCCGGCAGGAAGTGGCGAACATGCTCCAGTCTGGCCGTGTGGAGACCACGGCACTGCGGGCAGCGGTCATTATCGGGGCGGGCGGTGCGTCCTTCGAACTGCTCCGTTATCTGGCGGAGCGTCTTCCGGTGATGATGTGCCCCCGCTGGGTAAACACCCGGTCTCAGCCGATTGCCGTTGAAAACGTGATTTCATACCTTGTGGGGTGCCTGCGCCAGCCCGCCACCTCGGGTTTGACCCTGGATATCGGAGGACCGGACATTATTTCCTATCGGGAAATGATGTTGATCTATGCGAAGGTGCGCGGATTACACCGGTTCGTTTTTACGGTCCCGGTCTTGACGCCTCGGCTGTCTGCCTACTGGATTAATCTGATAACGCCCGTCCCTGCCGGTATTGTTTTCCCCTTGGTAGAGGGCCTCAAGAACGAGGTCATTTGCAGAGACAATCGTATTCGAGACCTCGTTCCTGTGGACCTCATGAGCATGGAAGAGGCTATCTGCACCTCTCTCACCGAAACAGAAAAAGGGCCTGGTCAACTCCCTTCGAGACAAGCCTGCTTTATCCGCCAGTAAAAGAAACCCCTTTATGACAGTCTTTGCAAACCACCTGTACAAGATCACGCTCGGCCTCTGCAATGCCTATCTGATTCAGGGAGAAGGCGGGGCGTCCTTGTTGACGCCGACCATGTAAACTGCGAGAGAACCTTCATTCGGTATTTAAAAAAACACACCATTGTTCCTGACACCATCAAGCTCATTGTCATCACCCACGTCCATTTTGATCACGTGGGAGGCTTGAAGGACCTCAAGACAAGGTGCCGGTGTCCGGTGGCCGTCCACGCCATGGCAGCGTCGGCGCTGAGTGATGGGGCCGTTTTTTCCCCTCCAGGAACCAACCCAAGGCCTTTGGGGGAAATCCTTGCTGAATCACCCCAGGCACGAAAACCTACGAGTCCTCTTACAACCCCCGTACACACCTCCGGCTGCCCCCGTCAACTGGCGGTTTGTCCCAACACGGCATAGACAGGATCGGCTGTCAAAAGCCCTGGATAATAGCGATCCGTCTCAGGGCGGGGCCACCCTCTAGCTGAATAGGTTTTCAAGTTGTCGTAGCTGCCAGATTCCAGGAAGTATTCTGAGACCAAACCCGTTCGCTCAAACTCGCTCAAC
It encodes:
- a CDS encoding tryptophan-rich sensory protein translates to MRQRDLRSPLVLIGFLALSFIVALSGIRFQPGEWYEGLLKPSWTPPNSAFGPAWTMLYVLMATSAWMVCKSAGIARAKGALAVYLFQLLLNASWSLVFFGLHRMGLGFVNIVLLWFAIAATAGLFWRHHKVATILLVPYLLWVGFAGVLNFTIWRLNA
- a CDS encoding NAD(P)H-binding protein, which translates into the protein MTALPTNILLTGPTGFIGGRLLYALDQEGFRVRCLVRLSERLEIKRPLKREPEVAYADLLQPETLPPVMEGMDAAYYLVHSMGGRSIQETKAFAERDRRCARNFLKAAEEAGLKRIIYLGGLGETGDKLSKHLASRQEVANMLQSGRVETTALRAAVIIGAGGASFELLRYLAERLPVMMCPRWVNTRSQPIAVENVISYLVGCLRQPATSGLTLDIGGPDIISYREMMLIYAKVRGLHRFVFTVPVLTPRLSAYWINLITPVPAGIVFPLVEGLKNEVICRDNRIRDLVPVDLMSMEEAICTSLTETEKGPGQLPSRQACFIRQ
- a CDS encoding MBL fold metallo-hydrolase, producing the protein MQCLSDSGRRRGVLVDADHVNCERTFIRYLKKHTIVPDTIKLIVITHVHFDHVGGLKDLKTRCRCPVAVHAMAASALSDGAVFSPPGTNPRPLGEILAESPQARKPTSPLTTPVHTSGCPRQLAVCPNTA